The DNA window TGAGCCCGAGCGATGCGGTCCTGCATGATTTTTTGCTTGGCCGCCATGCGCTTGGCGTGGCGTTCGGGGTCTTTAGCGCGTTCACGCATAGGTCTTCTCCTTGTCAGTGCAGAAAGTCAGCGCCTGTCCGCGAAAAATAGCGGCTACCAATTCTGGGGCTGACGGGAAATAACCGTGGAAATAGCTGGCCACCAAAGCATTTTGGCAGAAAACGGCCTCACCGCCGGTGCCTGCTTGCTTATGGCTATAAGCAGATGGCTGCCACGAGGTATCCAGCGTAGAGCGATGGAACGTGTGGCCTCGCAAATCGCCTTGCTCCGTTTTCAGACTGTGCATGCCGATGCCTTGCAAACGCTTAGCCATAGCCGCGCGGCCCGGTATCAGGCCATACAGCGAATGCACCACGTCGTCTTTATCCGACAGTTCTTGCGCACAGGCCATTAAGCCACCGCATTCCGCCAATATCGGCTTACCCGCGCCATGAAAGGCACGAATTGAATTCGCCATCGCGGTATTCTCCGCCAGCGTATTGCCATGCAGCTCCGGGTACCCGCCGGGAAGCCAAAGGGCGTCCGCGGGCGGCAATTCCGAGTCATCCAGCGGGGAGAAATAGTACAGTTCAGCGCCCATGGCTTGCAGTAATTCAGTGTTGGCGCGATAGATAAAGCTGAAGGCGGCGTCACGAGCGATCGCAATACGCACGCCGGCCAGCAGTGCTTGGGGCCGATTTACCGATTCAACTGCGGGAATCTCCACCGCTTTTGGCAATTCGTCGAGCCCCGCCTCTTTCAACACTTGGGCAGCGTCATCCAGTTTCTGGTCGAGATTACCGAGCTCTGCCGGTTGCGTTAGCCCCAGATGTCGCTCGGGTATGTTCATGGCATCGTTTCTGGGAATAGCCCCTAACAAACGAACACCTTCAGGCAGCCGCTCTTTCAGCATTTCACCATGGCGAGGGCTACCAATTTTATTCGCAATCACGTCATAAATTGATAGCTCCGGGTCAAAGCGGACAAGACCCAACACGAGAGCACCAAAGGTTTGAGCCATGCCGCCTGCGTCGATAACGGGCAGGGCTGGAATACCCATAAGTTTCGCCAAATCAGCACTGGATGGATCGCCGTCAAACAATCCCATCGCGCCTTCGATCAAAATGAGGTCCGCATCTTGTGCTGCCTCAGCCAACCGCCAGCGGCACTCATCTTCTCCGGTCATCCAAGGGTGTAACTGATAGACGGGGTGTCCGGATGCAACTTCCAGCACCATCGGGTCGAGATAATCCGGCCCGTGCTTAAACACTCGCACCTTACGCCCGGCATTCCGGTGTAGACGGGCCAATGCCGCTGTCACCATGGATTTCCCCTGCCCCGAGGCGGGGCCGGTAATCATGACTGCCGGGACGAACTTGTTCATAGTTTCACCATTGTCATCGTTATTAACCGGAGCTCACAGGAACAAACACCGGTGCGCCGTCGGCCTCTACGGTCACCAGTTTTTGGTTATACAATTGTTCAAGTGCGGATGGTTTCAACATACTGTCAGCGGGCCCCCAACAAGCATCACCGTTGGGGTAAAGCAGCAACACATGGCTACACCACCGTGCGGCCAGGTTCAGGTCGTGCAGGCACATAAACACGGCCTTTCCGGTAACAGACTGGCTTCTAAGCAGACGCATGACTTTGACCTGATGGTGTAAGTCCAGATGGTTCGTCGGCTCATCAAGCAACCAGATGTCGGGGTTCTGGGTCATCAGTGTTGCGATCGCAACCCGCTGACGCTCACCGCCCGACAAGGTACTGAGCAAACGGTCAGACAAATGATCAACATCCATCGTCGCCAATGCCTGTTGCGCGCGAGTTTGATCATCAGCTTGCTCGTTTTCCCAAGGCGACAACCATGGGTGACGCCCAATCAATGCGGTTTCCATAACCGTTGCAGGGAAACTGTCTTGACGCTCCTGAAACACCAAGCCCAGCTGCTGCGCTACGTCACGACGCTTTAGCTCTATCAGAGGCGAATCGTTCAATACAACTCGGCCACTGCGTGCAGGTAACAAACCAGCGAGGGTATGCAACAGAGTGGTTTTTCCGGCCCCATTAGGGCCCAACACGCCCCACGTCTGACCGGGTTTCACACTCAAATTAAGAGGAAAACCGTCTGCTCTACCGGGCACATTGATGATCAGATCGCAAGTATGCAGCGTGCTCATTAACGGCTCCGGTGCAGTAGATACAGGAAGGTCGGTACGCCCAGTAATGCGGTAATTACACCCACGGGAAGCTGCTCAGGCGCGATCACAGTGCGGGCGAGGGTATCCGCCAAGACAAGCAGAGTGCCGCCGGCCAAGGCACTGGCCGGCAAAATAATGCGCTGGTCGTTGCCCAGTACCAGACGAAGCATATGCGGCACAATCAGGCCTACGAACCCGATACTGCCTGCTGTCGTTACCGCCGTCGCGGTCAGCAGGCTGGCGAGCACATAAATAGTCCACTCAAGCGGGCGAACCGATACTCCGAGTACCGCTGCCTGCATCGGGCCACGCGCCAACACGTTCAGATTTCTGGCAAGCGGCATAATCACCAGAATAGCCAGCACAAGCACCATCACCGCTGGCCAAGGGGTACGAGCGTAGGAAACATCTCCCATCAGCCAGTAAAGCATGCCGGGTAGTTTGTATGATGGGGTAATGGCCAGCATCAGCGTAATCACGGCTCCCCAGCCAGCCGCCACCACAACACCCGTCAGCAGCAGACGCGAGGCGGTCCAACTGCCGGTACCATGGGCAAGACCGAACACCAACACCATTGCCAACATGGCGCCGGCGAAGGCTGAGCCAGAGATCAGCAACGCCCCCATCCCTGTCAGCATCGCCAACAGCGCACCAACCGCGGCACCTCCGGACAGCCCCAGCACATACGGGTCAGCCAACGGGTTGCGCAGCAGCACCTGCATCAAGGCTCCCGCCACTGCTAACAGACCACCAGTCGCAAATGCGGCAAGGGTACGTGGCAGGCGCAACTCCAGCAGCAAGGTCTGGTTCAGCTTGCTGCCCTCACCCTGAATGACAGCCCAGAGTTCCGAAGGTGCAACCGTTACGCTGCCTATCGCCAGCGCCAACATGAAAGCAGCCAAAGAAATCCCACTGAGCACCAACAAAGATCTTGTCATAGTGCAGGCACCTGTTCACCCAGGTTTTTGCGGGTTTTACTAGCGTCCACGGGCAACGTCCAGCCTTTGGCAAATATCACGACTCGCTTCAAGAAGCCTGGGGGTCGGCCTTGATATCGGTGATGCCGGCACAAAAAACAGGTTGTTTTTTGCCACAGCGCTCATTGCCGAGTAGTTCTTCCAGTGATCAAGCTGGTTATCTTCGATACCCTCAACGCTTCCGGTAATAATTGCGTGAGGGTCTGCCGCCAGCACCACTTCGGCACTGATTCTCGGCACCAGCCGCGGCATGTCGCCGAAAACATTCACCCCTCCGCAAAGCTGAACCACTTTGCCAATCAGGTGATCATTGTTGATGGTCATCAGCGGCGTCTGCCAGACCTGATAGAAGACCGGTATGGGTTTTGCGTCGCGGTACTGCTTTGCAATCACAGCGATCCCTTTACGGAAACGTTCCGCTTCCGCAAAACCTTCCTGTTCCGTGCCCGACAGTATCGAAAGCTGTTCAATGACTTTGGAAACGCCCTCGAAGGTGCGTGGTTCAATGGCAAACATGGGCAAACCCAATGCCTGCAGCATCTCCATTTGCGCAGGTGGATTACCTGTTCGCCACGTGATCACCAAATCGGGTTTAAGCGCCAACAGCGCTTCCAAATCTATTCGGGTATGATTGCCCACCAAGGGTAACTTGAGGGCTGCTTCGGGGTAATCGCTGTAATTCACCACTGCGACCACCTTGTCGCCCGCTCCAGCAGCAAACGCCAGTTCTGTAGCACCGGGAGACAAGGTAGCGATGCGTTTGGCCGGTTGATCCAGGCAAATTTCTTCCCCTTGATCATCCGTAACACAAACAGGCGCCGCCAACCCAAATGGCACCAGTAGCATCAAGCTCAACACCATTGCTACAGCTTTCAGCTTTATCACTGGCACCTCCTCGCTGTTATCACACCGTTTATCGAATGTCGTAGCGGACAGTCAGCATGGCCGTGCGGCCTGCGGTTGTATAGACATCTCCGGTCCATCGACTAGCGGTATGGTATGTTTTATCGAACACATCTTTAACCGACAACTTCGCCACCCAATCTGGCGCAAAAGACCAACTTGTTCTTAGGTCAACAAGCCCGTAGCCTGGCAGGCGGCCTTCCTCACCGGCAGCGTTGAAACGATGATTCTCTGCGCGAGCGGTACCACCAACACTCCAGCGCCCCAGCAATCGATCGACATCTAAGCGTATCGATTGCTCTGCACGGCGCCTTAGCTGATCACCTGTCTGACTATCTTCGTAATCCCCAAAGGTTCCAGCCAGTTTCATCAGCCACTTGTCTACTTCTAGTCCTGCCGATGCCTCAACTCCCCGTAGGCGAGCTTCAGGAACATTATCGACACCATTCTTGCTGGACAGTGACAGGTCGTCCACGTCACTTTGGAATAACGCCACGTCCCAGAACCAAGATGTATAGCGTCCTGCAAGCCCCACTTCATAACTGATCGCCTCTTCCGGTTCCAGGGTTGGATCTCCGTAATTAGGCCAGTATAAATCGTTAAACGACGGTGCTTTGAATGAGGTTCCAGCACTCACGCGGACACGATGCTGACGATCAAATTGGTAGCCCGCCGCAGCGCCCCATGTTGTATGTTTGCCATAGGCTTCATTGTCATCATTGCGAATACTCAAATGGAGGTCTGCAGGTCCAAAGCCGAGCAAAGCTTGAGCAAAATAGGCGTTATTCGCACGGCTGCTTTCCTCGTAAGCTGTTGTGCTGCTCACCTGATCCGTCATTCTTTCAGCGCCTACGACAAATTCATGCACGCCCCAAGTCAGCCAATTCTCTAGCCTCGTTGTGCGGCTTCGAGTATCGAAAAAAGTAGGAGAGCTACCCGGCGCAAAAGATTCGCCTTCATCTCTTGCATCGGAAACCTGCAATTTTGCACGCCAATAACGAGTGATCGGGGCATCTAAACTGGCGCCTGCAGTTTGTAGAGTGAAATCCGTTTCGCCACCTTCGTATTCTGTCGTTCCATTCGCGTTGAGGAATAAACCGGAAACTTTCACGCCATTTGAAAATACATGGCTCGCACTCGCCACGGAGGAATGGTTGTCGTATGCCTTATCTTCACCACCAATGACAACTGGCGCGCCGTCAGTTCGAAAATAATGAGTGCCTACGTTAACTTTGGTGTCACGTTCAACAAAGGAGAACCCAGCACCGTACTGCTGGCTATCAAAGTTACCTGCACCGACTTCCACCCAGCCGCCGGCCGACTGTTTGGTCTCTGGCAAGGTAAATGCTTGAATCACACCTCCGGTCGCATCCGCGCCGTACAAGCTACTGCGACTACCTCGAACAATTTCTACTCGTTTAATCATTTGAGGCGGCAAGTGCTGCCATGCTGGAGCACCCGAAGTTGCTGAGCGCAAACGAATACCATCTACCAGCAACACTGCGCCCGACGAGTCATGCCCCCGAATGAACACACTGGTTTGCTTACCAAATGAGCCGGTATTCGTAACGTTTATACCCGGCTGACTTTCCAACAGTTCCGAAAACTGCAGTGCCTGTTGCCTTGTAATTTCTTCCTCTTCAAGCACCGTTACCGATGATAAGCTTTCACCCTGAGTACTGGGAGCCAGAGTGGCGGTCACTACGATTGGGTTCAATTTTTGAGTTTCTTGCTGGCTAGCATCGGCTGTCGCTGCAAATACAGGCAACAAAATTAACGCCGGAATGGCCTTCGAAGGGTTCATATCATCACTCACAGTTCACCGCACGCACCCGCGCGGTCGGTCTTGGTTACTGCGAAGGACAATTAAGGTGTTCGGACGGGGGTGGAGGGCGTGTAGTGCTGATGAGCCGGATCACCCACCGCCGTCGCCCTCCGCAACGTCTGGTGTACGGAGTTTGAGAAACTCCGTCTTTCAGGCCGGTCTCCGGACTTTCAGGCGGAGACCGTGCTCCGGAGCAATCACCTTCCCATACCTATGGCACAGTGGCGTAACGGATTGCTATTAACCTGATTACCGTTGCGGGGGCAGTACTGGACTCTCACCAGCTTCCCGTTTCACTCTATGGATTCATCCGACTATCGCCAGCCTGAAATGAAAATGCAGAGCACCTGAAATCGCGGGCAAGACTACCAACCGGGGTGGGGGTGGTCAATGACATATATAAATTCCCGACAGAGCGTCAGCCAGGCGCTGCCAGCTGGCCTCATCGGCGGGCAAACCAAAGCGCAAAGCCTGGGGAGCATCGAAGCACCGCACCAGAATTCCGCACCGGGCGAGGCGATCTGCAATTTCCGCCGCCTTCGAATGTTGTACCGTCTGAAACAACAAAGTGCCGGAAAGGGATCCCAGACCATGTTGTTCAAGCAGAGCGGACAATCTCATCGAGGCTTCTTGCTGCTTGGCCAATGCTCCTGCTTGCCAGGTCTCGTCTTCCAAAACCCGTTTCATTAAATATCGCGTCGGGCCACTTACAGGCCAAGGCCCAAGTTCGTGGTTGAATTGTTTTGCCAGCCCACTTTCCAACAGCACAGCGCCGGCCCGAATTCCCGCCAACCCAAAAAACTTCCCTAACGACCTCAGTATCAGAAGATTGGCTGAACCTGCCCATGGGTCGAGCGTATGATCGGGAAGTCCGTCAATGAACGCCTCATCCACAACCAACCATCCACCGTGCCGCTCCAACCTTTCCCGCCAGGCCAACAATCGCTCTGGCATCAGCACCTGCCCAGTCGGATTGTTTGGATTAACCCAAACCATCACATCTATTGAAGCCAGCCAGTCCAGATCATCCGCCAATGCCTGTTCCGCGGAAATACCCACCACTTCAAAGCCCGCCCGTTGCCAGGCATGGCCGTGTTCCCTGTAACCCGGTATGGGCACCGCCACCCGGCCAAGCCCATGCACGCGTTTACGAACTGCAGGCAACGCCATGATGGCTTGCTGACTTCCAGCCACGGGCAGACAGACTGCATCAGCCGGTGCCCCGGCCCAGTGCCGAATAATCTCTTCCAAACCGTCATCCGGCTCGGGCAGGCGTTGCCAAACCTCTAACGGAATCTCGGGAATAGGGTAGGGCACGGGGTTTATACCGGTTGAAAGATCAAGCCACTGGTCTCGGGGTATCCCCCATTTCCGGGCCGCGGCTTCCAGCCTGCCGCCGTGTTCCGGGCGCTCAGGTGAACGAAACGGAATCACACTGCACCTCCCGCCAGAAAACCAAGGGCGAACAGCACCAAGACAATCAACCACAGGCCCACACCTCGCTGAACCAGCCCGACGGCCCCATCAACCGTCTGGGCGTTTGCCTCAGGGCCGCGGCCCAACCGGGGGCGTTGTTTAACTCCGTTGGCATAGGGTGCCGGGCCGCCCAGGGAAACGCCCAGCGCTCCGGCCCCTGCCGCCATCACCGGGCCGGCATTGGGGCTGTCCCATGTTTTTCCCTGACGAAACCAACACGACATCCCTAGCCGCGTGTTGCCCATCAGCGCGTAGGTAAGGGCGGTCAGCCGCGCAGGCACCCAACCCATAAGGTCATCCAGTCGGGCGGCAAAGCGTCCAAAGTAGAGGTAGCGCTCGTTACGGTAACCCCACATAGCGTCCAGCGTATTCACCAGGCGGTGCAAAACCACACCCGGTAAGCCAGCCACCAGGAACCAGAACAAACTGGCAAAAACTGCATCCGCTCCGTTTTCCAACATAGATTCGGCGGCCGCCGCGGCCACTCCGCTGTCGGAGAGCGATTCGGCATCGCGGCTCACAATGCGCCTTACCGCTTCACGGGCTTGCTCTCCATTCTCTTGCAGCAAAGCGTCCGATACCGCCTTGCCATGCTCGGCTAAGCCCCGCAGCGCAATGGCCAGCCACAGCACAGCTGCCTGCACCCATAACGCCGCCCAACCACTCAACAGTTCCTGTAACAGCACTGCCACGGCAACCACTGGGGCCATCAACAGCACGGCTGAAATCCCACCGAGCGCTACACTACGACCCGCTTGTTGCGGCCGACGATTAAAGCGTTGTTCAAACCAAACAACCGCATGGCCGAAGCCTACCAACGGGTGCCAGCGACGCGGCTCTCCCACCAATACATCGAACAAAACCGCGACACAGCACGCGGCTACCGACATCGAAAACGCTTCCAAGACCACACCCTCATGAAGAATGCCGGCAAGTCTACCCGACTCAAGCCTTACCTTGACACCATTGGGCCACAGATAGACCATCCCCCTCTTTCCGTTCACAAGGAACACTCCATGCCTCTGCCCCAAAGCTGGCTTCAGCAGCCACCCTCTCCTTCCCGCGCGCATTCAGAACTTGCCTTGGCTCGCCAGCAAGTACTCACAAAGCCACCCGGATCTCTGGGAAAGCTGGAGCAGATTGCCATTACACTTGCGGGCTTGTCGGGCAGCGAAACGCCTACGGTTGATCCGGTTTGCATGGCCATTTTCGCCGGTGATCACGGCGTTTGCGCTGAAGGCGTATCCGCTTTTCCGCAGGCTGTTACCGCGCAGATGATTGCCAACTTCGCCCATGGCGGCGCAGCCATCAGCGTCATGGCAAAAGAACTTGGTGCCAGTCTGGAGGTGGTGAATCTGGGCACCGTTGCAGACGTGCCGGAACTGCCCGGTGTGATTAGCGAGATTATCGCACCGTCAACAGCGAACATGGCAGAAACCTGCGCCATGACCCGCGAACAGGTGGGAGCGGCGCTGACCAGCGGTGACAACGCTGCGAAACGTGCTAAGGCAGCTGGCTGCCGGCTGTTTATTGGTGGCGACATGGGCATTGGCAACACCACCAGCGCCTCGGCTATAGCTTGCGCTCTTCTGGGCCACAGCCCACAGCAGTTAGTTGGCCCTGGAACGGGCCTGAACGCCAAAGGCGTCTCTCGAAAAGCCGCCGTGGTGGAGCGCGCCCTGGCCCGCCACGGTGACTCCAAAGACCCACTGACGGTGCTGTCCTCATTGGGCGGATTTGAACTCGCCGGTTTAGTCGGCGCTATTATGGGCAGTGCGGCCCGGGGTATTCCGGTTCTTGTGGATGGGTTCATCGTGTCGGCCGCCGCACTGATCGCCGTTCATCAGCAACCGCGCGTGCGCAACTGGCTGCTGTTCGCCCACCGCTCAGCCGAACCCGGGCACAATGCCGTTCTGGAGGCGCTGGAAGCGTTACCCTTGCTGGATCTTGGTATGCGTTTGGGCGAAGGTAGCGGAGCGGCTGTCGCGGTACCTCTGCTTCGTTCCGCCTGCGCTTTGCACAATCAAGTGGCCAGCTTTGCAGATGCCAACATCAGCGGAAAATCAGAAGAGTAAACCACCATGACCACCATTCTCGACCTGATACGCCACGGCGAACCCGAAGGCGGCCCGATGTTCCGGGGCAGCAAAGATGATCCGTTAAGCGAACTGGGCTGGCAGCAAATGCACACCGCCATCACCAGCACCGACCACTGGGATGCCATCGTCAGTTCGCCCATGGCCCGCTGCCAACGGTTTGCGGAAACGCTTTCCAAGCAACAGAACATTCCGCTGCATATCGAACAGGAGCTTCGGGAAATCGGATTTGGCGAGTGGGAAGGACTGACCGCGGAACAGGTCGAGGCAGGTTACGGTGATCGTCTGAACCGTTTCTGGAAAGACCCTATTAACTTCCTGCCACCCGGCGGTGAACCGGTCGCCGACTTTTACAACCGAGTTATCCACAGCATCCATCACTGGCAGGAGAAGCTGTCCGGGCAAAAGGTGTTGGTGGTCTGCCATGGTGGCGTTATTCGAATGGCTCTGGCTGATGTTTTGGGCATACCGCTGGAGAAATCCTTCACCGGCTTTGCGGTGCCTTACGCCTGCCGCAGCCGCATACAGGTTGATCAATCCGAGTTTGGCATCTTTCGCAGCGTGATCAGCCACCAGCCTTAAGTGTGGCTACCTTTGAGAGTCAGTGGCAAACCAGCGATCGACATCACCACTTCGTCACAGCGCTGGGCCAGCGCCTGATTCAACCAACCCAGCTCATCCGCAAAGCGCCGGGTGAGCGGGTCCATGCCAATGGTGCCCAACCCGACCTCATTGGTAACCACCACAACAGAGCCGGCATACTGCTCCAAGGCTGTCAGAAAAGCCGCTCGCTCCTGTTCAAACACCCCGCTTTCGGCAAACAACAAATTGCTTAACCATAGACTCATGCAATCGATGAGCAACAGAGGCGGCTTGGCTGATTGCTCCTGATAATCATTGAGCACGTGTGCCAAATGCAACGGCTCTTCCACCAAGCCCCAACCAGCCGGCCGCTGCTGTTGGTGGCGGCGAATACGCTGCGCCATTTCATCGTCGCCCGCTGTGGCCGTCGCCACATACACGACAGACGCTTCCGCCGCCTGCGCGCGCTGTTCTGCCATCGCCGTTTTGCCAGAACGAATGCCTCCGGTTACCAGCAATTTCACCGCCATGCCAAGCCTCCTGAAGACCCGAGAGAAAGGGTGCCAAAGGTACACCAAAAAAAACCACAACTGCTATAGTTTGGCCAGAACTTGTATTCGCTGGAGAGAACATGCAGGCCGAACTGCTGGACATTCAAAATCACATTACCCAACACGCGCCCTTTGACGAAATGTCCGACGAGTTGCTGGACAAAATCGTCACCAACATCGAGGTGGTTTACGTCCGTGCAGGAACGCACATCGTCGAGCTCGGCCATCAAGCCGATAGCCTGCATTACGTTCGCAGTGGCGCTGTCGAGATCTATCGGCGCTCGGGCGAGCTGTACAGCCGGGCGGGTGAGGGTGAGATTTTCGGTCAGTTCGGCCTGATGATGAACAAAAAAGTGCGCTTCCCGGTCAAAGCCATCGAAGACAGTCTGATCTACAAAATTCCCGATCATATCTTTCATTACCTTTGGGAGCATGACGACAACTTCGCCGACTTCGTTGAAATCGAGGACCGCAGTCGTCTGCGCTCCGCCGTCTCGCGCCGGGAAAAATCGAACGAGCTCATGACGGCGAAAGTGACCCGGCTGATTTCCCGAGCGCTGGTGTCCGCGCCTACTACAGTGCGTTTGCAAGAAGCGGCGCGGATTATGACTGACAACGGCGTATCGTCCTTGCCGCTGATGGACGAAAGCGGCGACACACCAAAACTAGTGGGCATTATTACCGACCGGGATCTACGCACCCGGGCCGTGAACTACGCCTTAGCCTCTGAAACCCCCGTCTGTGAAATCATGACGGAAGAGCTGATCACCATCCGTAGCCGGGCCTTTATCTTTGAAGCCATGCTGACCATGCTGCACAACAACGTGCACCACCTGCCAGTGATGGACGGCAATGAAGTGCGCGGGGTTATCGCTCTATCGGACATCATCAAATACGAAAGCCAGAGCAGTATCTATCTGGTCAGCAACATCTTCCGCCAACAGAATGTGAAGGGCTTGAAGAAAATCAGTGTAGACGTGCGCGACAGTTTCGTGCGCATGGTCAACGAAGATGCCAATTCCCACATGGTCGGCAGCGCCATGGCCGGCATTGGCCGCAGTTTCAGCCAGCGCCTGCTGGAACTGGCGGAAGAAAAACTCGGCCCCCCGCCCATTCCATACTGCTACATGGCCTTGGGGTCTATGGCACGGGACGAACAACTGGTCGTAACCGATCAAGATAACGCCCTGATACTCGACGACAGTTTCATTCCGGAAGAACACGACGAATATTTCCTGGCAATGGCCAAGTTCGTGTCAGACGGCCTCGCCGAGTGCGGCTACACCTATTGCACCGGTGACATCATGGCCACCAACCCAAAATGGCGCCAGCCCCTGAAGGTGTGGAAAAAATACTTCACCGAATGGATTGATAATCCTAACGGCCAAACGCTACTCAACAGCAACATTTTCTTCGACCTGGATGGCATTCACGGTGAAACCGATTTCGCCGAGCAATTGAAAACCCTGGTCGCCGACAAAGCTTCCAGCAGCCAGAGATTTCTGACGCTGATGGCACGCAATGCCTTGAACCGCACACCGCCACTTGGCTTCTTCCGCACCTTCGTGCTGGAAGAAGACGGCAAGCACCAAAAAACCTTCAATCTGAAGCGGCGGGGCACCGCGCCGCTGTCCGATCTGATCCGCGTGCACGCACTGGCCTGCGGATCTCGCTCCCAGAACTCGTTTGAGCGCTTGAAAGACATTGCCGAAACCAAACTGCTGGTCGATGACGATGCCGGCAACCTGCGTGATGCCCTGGAGTTTATATCCATTGTCCGAGTTCGCCATCAGGCCTTAGCCATCGAAGAAGGCCGCGAGCCCGACAACAACGTGCGTCCTGAAGACTTGTCCCCCTTTGAGCGAAGTCATCTGAAAGACGCCTTTCAGATTGTCAGCAATGCTCAGAGATTCCTCAGATTCCGCTACAACGCAGGGACGGTCAGGAATGCCTAGTAACATCAAGAGTCGGAATAGCAAACAAAACTGGCCGGAAAATTATCGCACGCAAGTTCAGAAAGCCGTTGACCCAAGAATTCGCGCATTTTACGAAGTCGGTTGCCCCAACCCGGAAACGCCGATCAAAGACGTTCCGCTGCTGGCACTGGATTTTGAGACCACCGGGCTGGATGTAACCCAACACTCAATCGTGAGTATCGGCTTGGTTCCATTCACGCTGAAAGGCATCCAGCTTGGCAAAGCGTGGCACCAGATTGTACGCCCGAAACTGCCGTTGCATCAGGAGTCGGTCGCCATTCACGGCATCACCCACGCTGAAATTCAAGACGCACCTGATCTGGAAGAAGTGCTCGACCCTCTGTTTGAACACCTGATTGGGCGAATACCGGTGGTGCATTATCGTAATATCGAACGCCCTTTTCTTAATACCGCTTTGCAATGGCGGTTAAACGAACAACTGCGTTTTCCGGTCATCGACACCATGGCCATCGAGGCTTACCTGCACCCCCGGCGGCGGCCTTCGCGCTGGCA is part of the Marinobacter sp. JH2 genome and encodes:
- the cobT gene encoding nicotinate-nucleotide--dimethylbenzimidazole phosphoribosyltransferase; this encodes MPLPQSWLQQPPSPSRAHSELALARQQVLTKPPGSLGKLEQIAITLAGLSGSETPTVDPVCMAIFAGDHGVCAEGVSAFPQAVTAQMIANFAHGGAAISVMAKELGASLEVVNLGTVADVPELPGVISEIIAPSTANMAETCAMTREQVGAALTSGDNAAKRAKAAGCRLFIGGDMGIGNTTSASAIACALLGHSPQQLVGPGTGLNAKGVSRKAAVVERALARHGDSKDPLTVLSSLGGFELAGLVGAIMGSAARGIPVLVDGFIVSAAALIAVHQQPRVRNWLLFAHRSAEPGHNAVLEALEALPLLDLGMRLGEGSGAAVAVPLLRSACALHNQVASFADANISGKSEE
- the cobC gene encoding alpha-ribazole phosphatase family protein, yielding MTTILDLIRHGEPEGGPMFRGSKDDPLSELGWQQMHTAITSTDHWDAIVSSPMARCQRFAETLSKQQNIPLHIEQELREIGFGEWEGLTAEQVEAGYGDRLNRFWKDPINFLPPGGEPVADFYNRVIHSIHHWQEKLSGQKVLVVCHGGVIRMALADVLGIPLEKSFTGFAVPYACRSRIQVDQSEFGIFRSVISHQP
- the cobU gene encoding bifunctional adenosylcobinamide kinase/adenosylcobinamide-phosphate guanylyltransferase, encoding MAVKLLVTGGIRSGKTAMAEQRAQAAEASVVYVATATAGDDEMAQRIRRHQQQRPAGWGLVEEPLHLAHVLNDYQEQSAKPPLLLIDCMSLWLSNLLFAESGVFEQERAAFLTALEQYAGSVVVVTNEVGLGTIGMDPLTRRFADELGWLNQALAQRCDEVVMSIAGLPLTLKGSHT
- a CDS encoding putative nucleotidyltransferase substrate binding domain-containing protein, with product MQAELLDIQNHITQHAPFDEMSDELLDKIVTNIEVVYVRAGTHIVELGHQADSLHYVRSGAVEIYRRSGELYSRAGEGEIFGQFGLMMNKKVRFPVKAIEDSLIYKIPDHIFHYLWEHDDNFADFVEIEDRSRLRSAVSRREKSNELMTAKVTRLISRALVSAPTTVRLQEAARIMTDNGVSSLPLMDESGDTPKLVGIITDRDLRTRAVNYALASETPVCEIMTEELITIRSRAFIFEAMLTMLHNNVHHLPVMDGNEVRGVIALSDIIKYESQSSIYLVSNIFRQQNVKGLKKISVDVRDSFVRMVNEDANSHMVGSAMAGIGRSFSQRLLELAEEKLGPPPIPYCYMALGSMARDEQLVVTDQDNALILDDSFIPEEHDEYFLAMAKFVSDGLAECGYTYCTGDIMATNPKWRQPLKVWKKYFTEWIDNPNGQTLLNSNIFFDLDGIHGETDFAEQLKTLVADKASSSQRFLTLMARNALNRTPPLGFFRTFVLEEDGKHQKTFNLKRRGTAPLSDLIRVHALACGSRSQNSFERLKDIAETKLLVDDDAGNLRDALEFISIVRVRHQALAIEEGREPDNNVRPEDLSPFERSHLKDAFQIVSNAQRFLRFRYNAGTVRNA
- a CDS encoding 3'-5' exonuclease codes for the protein MPSNIKSRNSKQNWPENYRTQVQKAVDPRIRAFYEVGCPNPETPIKDVPLLALDFETTGLDVTQHSIVSIGLVPFTLKGIQLGKAWHQIVRPKLPLHQESVAIHGITHAEIQDAPDLEEVLDPLFEHLIGRIPVVHYRNIERPFLNTALQWRLNEQLRFPVIDTMAIEAYLHPRRRPSRWQQLVGKKPTSIRLPDSRTRYGLPHYAGHSALIDAIATAELLQAQIAHHFSPDTPVGDLWV